The following proteins come from a genomic window of Polyodon spathula isolate WHYD16114869_AA chromosome 44, ASM1765450v1, whole genome shotgun sequence:
- the LOC121305568 gene encoding zinc finger protein 771-like: MEVRVSMSLFQEQLASPVERAVKAAVDSVLREITEAVSSKFTEIREEMTAMKRENERLKLRLEISESELRAVRGSINAADTDIKQPFIFQDPRESHAIPESEAQGEPKTEAVSTQEESFEEECCASLVQVTELPFFKDEEVPEQQCVPIKEEYIEQECVSIAEELLHENNACTLEENNKLGSSLCDDSPSECEVGFRGNPTIIASLVDEGEPDSTPSPQCKNSSSDKSQCKKHRETTPQEEYVKTLRTHSVKIPSLQDIPPLTVESTETPHSACFNSSETQGNLKTLPHYINGGKSYCQLDIPETHKGNPTGGTTFSWADCGKSFNHMSLLKRHQCIHTGEKPFHIQSSDKSFIQIGNLHSHQSLYTGENPYHCPECGKRFSNTGNLKIHQRIHTGEKPHHCAECGKRFSHIGNLKKHKTVHTGEKPYHCAVCGKKFSQLGDLKRHHQIHTGEKPYDCAVCGKRFTLFGNLKRHHKIHTGV; encoded by the exons ATGGAGGTCAGGGTCTCCATGTCgctctttcaagagcagctcgCCTCTCCCGTCGAGcgcgcagtgaaagcggctgtggACTCCGTCCTGCGGGAAATCACTGAAGCTGTCAGCAGCAAATTCACTGAGATCCGAGAGGAAATGACTGCAATGAAGAgagagaatgaaaggctgaagctgagactggaaatatcagagagcgagctgAGAGCCGTGCGAGGGAGTATAAACGCTGCAGATACAGACATCAAACAGCCTTTCATATTTCAGG ATCCCAGAGAGAGCCACGCTATCCCTGAATCAGAAGCACAGGGGGAGCCAAAGACAGAAGCAGTTTccacacaagaggagtcctttgaGGAGGAGTGCTGTGCAAGTCTAGTGCAGGTTACAGAGCTGCCGTTTtttaaagatgaagaggtccctgaacagcaatgtgttcctatcaaAGAGGAGTATATAGAGCAGGAATGTGTTTCCATCGCAGAGGAACTTCTGCATGAAAATAATGCCTGTAcacttgaggagaacaacaagctgggatccagcctgtgtgatgaTTCTCCATCTGAATGTGAAGTGGGATTTAGAGGTAATCCTACAATAATAG cttcTTTAGTAGATGAAGGAGAACCCGACTCCACTCCATCACCCCAGTGCAAAAACTCTTCTAGTGACAAATCACAGTGCAAGAAGCACAGAGAAACGACACCCCAAGAAGAGtatgtgaagacattgagaacACACTCGGTTAAAATCCCTTCTTTACAAGACATACCCCCTCTTACTGTGGAGAGTACAGAGACGCCACATTCTGCATGTTTTaacagttctgaaacccagggcaaCTTGAAGACCTTGCCTCATTATATTAATGGTGGGAAGAGTTACTGTCAATTAGACATTCCTGAAACTCACAAGGGAAATCCCACAGGAGGGACTACATTTTCCTGGgctgattgtgggaagagtttcaatcataTGTCACTGCTTAAAAGACATCAgtgcattcacacaggagagaaacctttcCACATACAGTCCAGTGATAAGAGTTTCATACAGATAGGAAATCTTCATTCACACCAGAGCCTTTACACAGGAGAGAATCCTTATCACTGCCctgagtgtgggaagagattcagtaACACAGGCAACCTTAAAatccaccagcgcattcacacaggagagaaacctcatcactgTGCTGAGTGTGGGAAGAGGTTCAGTCACATAGGAAACCTTAAAAAACACAAGactgttcacacaggagagaaaccttatcactgtgctgtttgtgggaaGAAATTCAGCCAGTTAGgagaccttaaaagacaccatcagattcacacaggagagaaaccttatgactgtgctgtttgtgggaagagattcaccCTGTTTGgaaaccttaaaagacaccataaaATTCACACAGGCGTGTAA